The following proteins come from a genomic window of Gordonia westfalica:
- a CDS encoding sensor histidine kinase, whose product MTGFPRMTSGRPALLRRNQGVRIRSTIVGTLLVTIALLIGAAVMLFMLNRADSRTMYDETSYRAYEIAAEIREGGISAISPESVSMGSGADIVQVIDGNGRVVASSPGAAGDPVTSARPAPWTSTQVKGRLIPGSESEFCATVTATAYDGAAYTVVVAVSADAYRQSLINTALVLAVELPILVLLSAVAIWFFVGRALRPVGRITEQVTAITASDLSRRVPVPSTDDEVTRLATTMNSMLERLEQSRAAQLRFVGDASHEMRSPLTTVVGLLDLADDTDSPIDVTTLRTLLLPEARRLQNMVDDLLLLARSDEHGVPLHIQDVDLDDIVASEARRLRSLGLAAVATTIIPIRTSGDPEKLSRAIRNLAENAVRYAASTVRFDMYFDPATGFASIAVTDDGPGVPPEGRDIIFDRFTRLDVDRRNRSGSGLGLSIVREIVRAHGGSVSVQDPPAGFAHGVTFVISLPTARRLPDGAGDGEVSTALAMPHRQPMR is encoded by the coding sequence ATGACCGGTTTTCCACGCATGACCTCCGGTCGCCCCGCGCTCCTGAGACGCAACCAGGGAGTCCGTATCCGGTCCACGATCGTCGGGACTCTCCTGGTCACCATCGCCCTGCTCATCGGCGCCGCGGTGATGCTGTTCATGCTCAACCGCGCCGACAGCAGGACGATGTACGACGAGACGAGCTATCGGGCGTACGAGATCGCCGCCGAGATCCGGGAGGGTGGGATCTCGGCGATCTCCCCCGAGTCGGTCAGCATGGGCTCCGGGGCCGACATCGTGCAGGTGATCGACGGAAACGGCCGGGTGGTGGCGTCGTCCCCCGGCGCGGCCGGCGACCCGGTGACCTCCGCTCGTCCTGCACCGTGGACGTCGACGCAGGTGAAGGGCCGACTGATTCCCGGCAGCGAGTCCGAGTTCTGCGCAACCGTCACCGCCACCGCCTACGACGGCGCCGCGTACACGGTGGTCGTCGCGGTGTCGGCGGACGCGTACCGGCAGAGTCTGATCAACACTGCCCTGGTGCTCGCCGTCGAGCTCCCGATCCTGGTTCTCCTGTCCGCCGTGGCCATCTGGTTCTTCGTGGGCCGGGCACTGCGTCCGGTCGGGCGGATCACCGAGCAGGTCACCGCGATCACCGCGTCGGATCTGTCACGTCGCGTGCCGGTCCCGTCCACCGACGACGAGGTGACGCGTCTGGCCACCACCATGAACTCGATGCTGGAACGCCTCGAACAGAGCCGTGCGGCGCAGTTGCGGTTCGTCGGGGACGCCTCCCACGAGATGCGCAGCCCGCTGACCACCGTCGTCGGCCTCCTCGACCTCGCCGACGACACCGACTCCCCGATCGATGTGACGACCCTCCGCACGTTGCTGCTACCGGAGGCCCGCCGGCTCCAGAACATGGTCGACGATCTGCTGCTGCTCGCACGATCCGACGAACACGGTGTGCCGCTGCACATCCAGGACGTCGATCTCGACGACATCGTCGCCTCTGAGGCACGTCGCCTCAGGTCGCTCGGACTCGCCGCGGTGGCGACGACGATCATCCCGATCAGGACGTCGGGCGATCCGGAGAAACTCTCCCGCGCGATCCGGAACCTCGCCGAGAACGCGGTCCGCTACGCGGCGTCGACGGTGCGTTTCGACATGTATTTCGACCCGGCCACCGGGTTCGCGTCCATCGCCGTGACCGATGACGGCCCGGGAGTGCCGCCGGAGGGTCGCGACATCATCTTCGATCGCTTCACACGACTCGACGTCGATCGACGCAATCGCAGCGGCTCCGGGCTCGGGCTGTCCATCGTCCGCGAGATCGTCCGCGCGCACGGCGGTTCGGTGTCCGTGCAGGATCCGCCCGCCGGGTTCGCGCACGGCGTCACCTTCGTCATCTCGCTGCCGACCGCTCGTCGACTCCCCGACGGCGCGGGCGACGGCGAGGTCAGCACGGCGCTCGCGATGCCGCATCGTCAACCGATGCGGTAG
- a CDS encoding response regulator transcription factor, producing MVHALVVDDDIRAAETVRRMLVSDGWAVTVAFDGPEGLWRATEETYDVIMLDIMMPGMNGYRVLQNLREREIWTPVLMLSAKGGEYDQAEALDYGADDYLVKPFSVVVLKARLRALLRRGAPERPATLRVGDLSLDPAEHLVRRGDTPITLTPREYAVLECLIRHAGTVVSKADILHSVWDENYEGDPNIIEVYVGYLRKRIDQPFGVHSIETVRGVGYRIG from the coding sequence ATGGTGCACGCGCTCGTCGTCGACGATGACATCAGGGCAGCGGAGACCGTCCGCCGGATGCTCGTCAGTGACGGGTGGGCGGTCACGGTGGCCTTCGACGGACCGGAGGGTCTGTGGCGGGCCACCGAGGAAACCTACGACGTGATCATGCTCGACATCATGATGCCCGGGATGAACGGGTACCGCGTGCTGCAGAACCTGCGCGAACGCGAGATCTGGACACCGGTCCTGATGCTGAGCGCGAAAGGCGGTGAATACGACCAGGCCGAGGCGCTCGACTACGGCGCCGACGACTACCTGGTGAAGCCGTTCTCGGTGGTCGTCCTCAAGGCCCGTCTGCGTGCCCTCCTGCGTCGGGGCGCGCCCGAGCGTCCCGCGACGCTGCGCGTCGGCGACCTCTCCCTCGACCCGGCCGAACACCTCGTGCGGCGCGGCGACACACCGATCACCCTGACACCCCGCGAGTACGCGGTGCTCGAATGCCTGATCCGTCACGCCGGAACCGTGGTCTCCAAGGCCGACATCCTGCACTCGGTGTGGGACGAGAACTACGAGGGCGACCCCAACATCATCGAGGTGTACGTCGGTTACCTGCGCAAGAGGATCGACCAGCCCTTCGGCGTGCACAGCATCGAGACCGTCCGCGGCGTCGGCTACCGCATCGGTTGA
- a CDS encoding DNA-formamidopyrimidine glycosylase family protein codes for MPELPEVAAIADYVDGRAAGLPIRRVDVASLSVLKTADPPYTALTDRIVESVGRVGKYLVIRTIPGSEATASEPMLALVIHLSRAGWVRWSEDLSPKPLRPGGKSPIALRVHCGLPGEGFDVTEAGTQKRLAVWLVRDLAEIDRVAGLGPDALELSEEQFAEILAGTTGRVKNVLTDQHTIAGIGNAYSDEILHTARLSPFASSKTLKPDQVSALYDAMRAVLTDATSRLEGQAVARLKSEKRTGLRVHARTGLPCPVCGDTVREVSFADRSFQYCPTCQTGGRVLADRRMSRLLK; via the coding sequence ATGCCCGAGCTCCCTGAGGTGGCCGCCATCGCCGACTATGTCGACGGACGTGCGGCCGGACTCCCGATCCGGCGAGTCGACGTCGCGTCCCTGTCCGTGCTCAAGACGGCCGATCCGCCGTATACCGCGCTCACCGACCGGATCGTCGAATCGGTCGGTCGTGTGGGCAAGTACCTGGTCATCCGGACCATCCCGGGATCGGAGGCGACCGCATCCGAGCCGATGCTGGCGCTGGTCATCCACCTGTCCCGCGCCGGCTGGGTGCGGTGGAGTGAGGACCTCTCACCCAAGCCGCTGCGTCCGGGCGGGAAGTCGCCGATCGCGCTACGGGTGCACTGCGGGCTCCCCGGGGAGGGATTCGACGTCACCGAGGCCGGTACGCAGAAGCGGCTGGCCGTGTGGCTCGTCCGCGACCTCGCCGAGATCGACCGCGTCGCCGGACTCGGTCCCGACGCCCTCGAACTGAGCGAGGAGCAGTTCGCCGAGATCCTCGCCGGGACCACCGGCCGCGTCAAGAACGTGCTCACCGACCAGCACACCATCGCCGGGATCGGGAACGCCTACTCCGACGAGATCCTGCACACCGCGCGACTCTCGCCGTTCGCGTCGTCGAAGACCCTCAAACCCGACCAGGTGAGCGCACTCTACGACGCGATGCGCGCCGTGCTGACCGACGCGACGAGCCGCCTCGAGGGGCAGGCCGTCGCCCGGTTGAAGTCGGAGAAGCGCACCGGCCTCCGGGTCCACGCGCGCACCGGGCTACCCTGCCCGGTCTGCGGCGACACCGTCCGTGAGGTGTCCTTCGCCGACCGCTCCTTCCAGTACTGCCCGACCTGCCAGACCGGCGGCAGAGTACTCGCCGACCGCCGGATGTCACGACTGCTGAAATGA